The following coding sequences are from one Verrucosispora sp. WMMD573 window:
- a CDS encoding methyltransferase domain-containing protein, with amino-acid sequence MTDWHEWHTSYADDTSALSRRLRLVQRHIGDWLDERPESWLRVVSVCAGQGDDLVGVVARRLDAYRVHATLIEKDPRNVAAARERTATAGLDGITVMCADAGDFAAYRTAVPADLVLLVGVLGNISDQDVRATIALLPRLCAPGATVVWTRTRRDPDLTPAVRRWFAEVGFTERAFDAPPDALFSVGVHLFHGQPESPPASGRIFTFVR; translated from the coding sequence ATGACGGACTGGCACGAGTGGCATACGTCGTACGCCGACGACACCTCAGCGTTGTCACGGAGACTGCGGCTCGTGCAGCGCCACATCGGAGACTGGCTGGACGAACGGCCGGAGTCCTGGTTGCGGGTCGTCAGCGTTTGCGCGGGCCAGGGCGATGACCTTGTCGGTGTCGTGGCCCGGCGTCTGGATGCCTACCGGGTGCATGCGACGTTGATCGAGAAGGATCCGCGCAACGTCGCAGCCGCACGGGAGCGCACCGCCACAGCCGGCCTCGACGGAATCACCGTCATGTGTGCCGATGCCGGTGACTTCGCCGCGTATCGCACCGCTGTCCCGGCCGACCTGGTTCTTCTCGTCGGTGTACTGGGCAACATCAGCGACCAGGACGTCCGAGCAACGATCGCCTTGCTGCCGAGGCTGTGCGCGCCGGGAGCCACTGTGGTCTGGACCCGGACACGTCGGGATCCCGACCTGACCCCGGCAGTCCGGCGCTGGTTCGCCGAGGTGGGCTTCACCGAGCGGGCCTTCGACGCGCCACCGGACGCGCTGTTCTCGGTCGGCGTGCACCTGTTCCACGGGCAACCCGAGAGCCCACCTGCGAGCGGCCGGATCTTCACCTTCGTGCGGTAA
- a CDS encoding transposase, whose translation MVNKHYPPEFKAEAVALYRSRPGATIASIADDLGVNRETLRSWVRLDDERRGGGARTPRPAVAGGEAASVEQENAELRRRVRELEEERDILRKAARYFAGETRW comes from the coding sequence ATGGTGAATAAGCACTATCCGCCCGAGTTCAAGGCCGAGGCGGTCGCGTTGTATCGGTCCAGGCCGGGCGCGACTATCGCCTCGATCGCTGATGACCTGGGTGTGAACCGGGAGACCCTGCGCAGCTGGGTGCGGCTCGACGACGAGCGTCGTGGCGGCGGTGCGCGTACGCCACGGCCGGCCGTGGCCGGCGGCGAGGCCGCCTCGGTCGAGCAAGAGAACGCCGAGTTGCGGCGCCGGGTCCGCGAGTTGGAGGAGGAGCGGGACATTCTGCGGAAGGCGGCCCGGTATTTCGCCGGGGAGACGCGCTGGTGA
- a CDS encoding IS3 family transposase, translated as MNRFQFVADHQARYGVKRLCQILNIARSSFYYWKATAGSRTARDAADAALAARIRLVHARHDGTYGAPRVTAELHDRGERVNHKKVARVMRRYRIQGLRLRRRVQTTIADPAAQKAPDLIGRDFTAEAVNQRYVGDITYLPVGERGFLYLATVIDLHSRRLAGWAIADHMRTDLVIDALHATQRTRGGPCPLILDT; from the coding sequence GTGAACCGCTTCCAGTTCGTCGCCGACCACCAGGCACGCTACGGCGTGAAGCGGTTGTGTCAGATCCTGAACATCGCCCGGTCCAGCTTCTACTACTGGAAGGCCACCGCCGGGTCGCGAACTGCTCGTGACGCTGCGGACGCGGCTCTGGCCGCCCGGATCCGCCTTGTGCACGCCCGTCATGACGGCACCTACGGCGCGCCACGGGTCACCGCCGAGCTCCACGACCGGGGCGAGCGGGTCAACCACAAGAAAGTGGCCCGGGTGATGCGCCGCTACCGGATCCAGGGCCTGCGGCTGCGCCGGCGGGTGCAGACCACCATCGCCGACCCCGCCGCGCAGAAGGCACCGGACCTGATCGGCCGGGACTTCACCGCCGAGGCGGTGAACCAGCGCTACGTCGGCGACATCACCTACCTACCGGTCGGTGAACGCGGATTCCTTTATCTGGCAACGGTTATCGACCTGCACTCACGACGCTTGGCGGGCTGGGCGATCGCCGATCACATGCGCACTGATCTGGTCATCGACGCCCTGCACGCCACGCAACGGACCCGCGGCGGGCCTTGCCCCCTGATCTTGGACACTTGA
- a CDS encoding IS3 family transposase (programmed frameshift): protein MVNKHYPPEFKAEAVALYRSRPGATIASIADDLGVNRETLRSWVRLDDERRGGGARTPRPAVAGGEAASVEQENAELRRRVRELEEERDILRKAARYFAGGDALVNRFQFVADHQARYGVKRLCQILNIARSSFYYWKATAGSRTARDAADAALAARIRLVHARHDGTYGAPRVTAELHDRGERVNHKKVARVMRRYRIQGLRLRRRVQTTIADPAAQKAPDLIGRDFTAEAVNQRYVGDITYLPVGERGFLYLATVIDLHSRRLAGWAIADHMRTDLVIDALHATQRTRGSLHGAIMHTDHGAQYTSNAFAAACTTAGVRQSMSKIGSSADNALAEAFNATFKRETLQGRRAFTDEREARLASFRWLHRYNTVRRHSGLGQQSPITYENRIRTTPAMLAPAA from the exons ATGGTGAATAAGCACTATCCGCCCGAGTTCAAGGCCGAGGCGGTCGCGTTGTATCGGTCCAGGCCGGGCGCGACTATCGCCTCGATCGCTGATGACCTGGGTGTGAACCGGGAGACCCTGCGCAGCTGGGTGCGGCTCGACGACGAGCGTCGTGGCGGCGGTGCGCGTACGCCACGGCCGGCCGTGGCCGGCGGCGAGGCCGCCTCGGTCGAGCAAGAGAACGCCGAGTTGCGGCGCCGGGTCCGCGAGTTGGAGGAGGAGCGGGACATTCTGCGGAAGGCGGCCCGGTATTTCGCCGGGG GAGACGCGCTGGTGAACCGCTTCCAGTTCGTCGCCGACCACCAGGCACGCTACGGCGTGAAGCGGTTGTGTCAGATCCTGAACATCGCCCGGTCCAGCTTCTACTACTGGAAGGCCACCGCCGGGTCGCGAACTGCTCGTGACGCTGCGGACGCGGCTCTGGCCGCCCGGATCCGCCTTGTGCACGCCCGTCATGACGGCACCTACGGCGCGCCACGGGTCACCGCCGAGCTCCACGACCGGGGCGAGCGGGTCAACCACAAGAAAGTGGCCCGGGTGATGCGCCGCTACCGGATCCAGGGCCTGCGGCTGCGCCGGCGGGTGCAGACCACCATCGCCGACCCCGCCGCGCAGAAGGCACCGGACCTGATCGGCCGGGACTTCACCGCCGAGGCGGTGAACCAGCGCTACGTCGGCGACATCACCTACCTACCGGTCGGTGAACGCGGATTCCTTTATCTGGCAACGGTTATCGACCTGCACTCACGACGCTTGGCGGGCTGGGCGATCGCCGATCACATGCGCACTGATCTGGTCATCGACGCCCTGCACGCCACGCAACGGACCCGCGGCAGCCTCCACGGGGCGATCATGCACACCGACCACGGAGCTCAATACACGTCCAATGCCTTCGCTGCCGCCTGCACCACCGCCGGCGTTCGGCAGTCGATGAGCAAGATCGGCAGCTCCGCCGACAACGCCCTCGCCGAAGCCTTCAACGCGACCTTCAAACGCGAGACCCTGCAAGGCCGCCGAGCGTTCACCGACGAACGCGAAGCACGCCTGGCCTCGTTCCGATGGCTGCACCGCTACAACACCGTCCGCCGCCACTCGGGGCTCGGACAACAATCCCCGATCACCTACGAGAACCGCATCCGAACGACGCCCGCTATGCTGGCCCCCGCCGCATAA
- a CDS encoding DNA-processing protein DprA — translation MPACGLDRLHPTGNRPLFDRLDLISVWPPSSDPSRTRTLLNQTWLAALTCGAVLVEAAPGRGHGILARALALGRPAMAVPGPVTSGLSAGCHQALREEPRIRLVCDAADVVAHLTPPTGHLGRGRDLATTWKPGWVVLPGVGGPYPALVADLLSPQGWPIARFTADTVARIAADCDALAAWVGEAAGTTRIRLVDGTVRQTERAGTPAESTSTITADADGYYLLDGWSWQVTDPPPA, via the coding sequence ATGCCCGCCTGCGGGCTCGACCGGCTGCACCCCACCGGCAACCGGCCGCTGTTCGACCGGCTCGACCTGATCAGCGTCTGGCCGCCGAGCAGCGACCCCAGCCGCACCCGAACCCTGCTCAACCAGACCTGGCTGGCCGCCCTCACCTGCGGCGCGGTCCTCGTCGAAGCGGCCCCCGGTAGGGGCCACGGCATCCTCGCGCGGGCGCTGGCCCTGGGCCGACCGGCCATGGCCGTGCCGGGTCCGGTCACCTCCGGGCTGTCCGCCGGCTGCCACCAGGCGCTGCGCGAGGAGCCCCGCATCCGCCTGGTGTGCGACGCCGCTGATGTCGTCGCGCACCTCACCCCACCCACCGGCCACCTCGGACGGGGCCGGGATCTTGCCACGACGTGGAAGCCGGGGTGGGTGGTGCTGCCTGGGGTCGGTGGCCCGTACCCGGCGCTCGTGGCCGACCTGCTTAGCCCGCAGGGCTGGCCGATCGCCCGGTTCACCGCCGACACGGTCGCCCGGATCGCGGCCGACTGCGACGCGCTCGCGGCGTGGGTCGGCGAGGCTGCCGGCACCACCCGCATCCGCCTGGTCGACGGCACCGTCCGCCAGACCGAGCGGGCCGGCACGCCGGCGGAGTCGACCAGCACCATCACGGCCGACGCCGATGGCTACTACCTCCTCGACGGCTGGAGCTGGCAGGTCACCGACCCGCCGCCGGCGTGA
- a CDS encoding DNA-processing protein DprA: protein MLRVAADDAAVWPTPGVPVGDLADLPAAYPDGVAAVGGRCRRGHRLALVGPATTTLLAQRLPGARRPPPADLVRRAVAVVGCRGATAYGQHVAVVLGHGLAEQGWTVLNAGVYGIDAAALRGASRADPTPPSRCPPAGSTGCTPPATGRCSTGST, encoded by the coding sequence GTGCTGCGCGTCGCCGCCGACGACGCCGCGGTGTGGCCGACGCCCGGGGTGCCGGTCGGGGACCTGGCGGACCTGCCGGCCGCGTATCCGGACGGGGTGGCGGCTGTTGGAGGTCGCTGCCGCCGGGGGCACCGGCTGGCGCTGGTCGGCCCGGCCACGACCACGCTGCTCGCGCAGCGGCTGCCCGGTGCGCGCCGACCGCCCCCTGCCGACCTGGTGCGCCGTGCGGTCGCCGTCGTTGGCTGCCGCGGCGCCACCGCCTATGGCCAGCACGTCGCGGTAGTACTCGGCCACGGGCTCGCCGAGCAGGGCTGGACCGTTCTCAACGCCGGCGTCTACGGCATCGACGCCGCCGCGCTGCGCGGCGCCTCACGAGCCGACCCCACGCCGCCGTCGCGATGCCCGCCTGCGGGCTCGACCGGCTGCACCCCACCGGCAACCGGCCGCTGTTCGACCGGCTCGACCTGA
- a CDS encoding pilin, with product MTDAAAGTILGIVNVVIFVIGATAVIMIIIGGVRYVVSGGDSGAISSAKNTILYAVVGIVVAIMAYALINFVLASFTADETQPQEKSDTTAFWSGLGISVALSLSLAALRRTSRVYRGIVYGTVWLAARFHPAGNRREFQDRIRGTILQAGPWERWIYLQDIILHGPALGLRRRATTIPPKMDYRP from the coding sequence ATGACCGACGCCGCCGCCGGCACGATCCTAGGGATCGTCAACGTTGTCATCTTCGTCATCGGCGCCACCGCCGTGATCATGATCATCATTGGTGGCGTCCGGTACGTCGTCTCAGGCGGCGATTCAGGAGCGATCAGCAGTGCCAAGAACACGATCCTGTATGCGGTAGTGGGCATCGTGGTAGCGATCATGGCGTACGCCCTGATCAACTTTGTCCTGGCCTCGTTCACCGCCGACGAGACTCAACCGCAGGAGAAGAGTGACACCACGGCCTTCTGGTCGGGTCTCGGCATCAGCGTCGCGCTTTCCCTCAGCCTCGCCGCCTTGCGCCGCACGTCCCGCGTCTATCGCGGCATCGTCTACGGCACGGTCTGGCTCGCGGCCCGCTTTCACCCGGCCGGAAACCGAAGGGAGTTCCAGGACCGGATCCGCGGCACGATCCTCCAGGCCGGCCCGTGGGAACGCTGGATCTACCTCCAGGACATCATCCTGCACGGCCCCGCCCTCGGCCTGCGCAGGCGGGCCACCACCATCCCGCCAAAGATGGACTACCGCCCATGA